Proteins co-encoded in one Rhodococcus sp. PAMC28707 genomic window:
- a CDS encoding GtrA family protein, translating to MRQLVWVIVPQPDDWSAEDEELQHHVPLPVELPLTENIADDALDFKTQVIRFLATGVLSAIFDFSITIALQYGLDFQLSIAKAVGFIVGTTVAYLINRRWTFRAEPSRARFIAVVALYAATFGVQNALYTVFGHVWPETILYSAAAFVIAQGTATVINFIVQRTVIFKIR from the coding sequence ATGAGACAGCTAGTGTGGGTGATCGTGCCGCAACCCGACGACTGGTCAGCCGAAGACGAGGAACTCCAGCACCACGTTCCCCTCCCCGTCGAGCTGCCGCTGACCGAGAACATCGCCGACGACGCCCTGGACTTCAAGACCCAGGTGATCCGCTTCTTGGCGACGGGGGTGCTGTCGGCAATCTTCGACTTCTCTATCACCATCGCCTTGCAGTACGGCCTCGACTTCCAACTGTCGATCGCCAAAGCCGTCGGATTCATCGTGGGTACGACGGTGGCCTACCTGATCAATCGGCGTTGGACGTTCCGCGCGGAACCTTCGCGCGCTCGATTCATTGCGGTGGTTGCGCTCTACGCCGCGACCTTCGGGGTGCAGAACGCTCTGTACACCGTCTTCGGGCATGTTTGGCCCGAGACAATCCTGTACAGCGCCGCAGCGTTCGTCATCGCTCAGGGGACCGCGACGGTCATCAACTTCATCGTCCAGCGAACCGTGATCTTCAAGATCCGCTGA
- a CDS encoding FAD-binding oxidoreductase → MSTTADDALFPLEPQAGNTAPLPTQTRTLSGWGRTSPSTGEVLSTSDLELIASAVKQVAEQNDSKPSHLRRGVIARGLGRSYGDNAQNSGGLVIDMTALTGIHSIDAGTRIVDVDGGVSLDQLMRAALPFGLWVPVLPGTRQVTIGGAIGTDIHGKNHHSAGSFGNHVRSMELLTADGEIRHLTPSGENANLFWATVGGNGLTGIILRATIEMTPTETAYFIADGDVTRNLDETIALHSDGSENNYDYSSAWFDAIAAPPKLGRAAVSRGSLARLDQLPEKLQKDPLRFNAKPLLTFPDVFPNGLANKFTLGAVGQAWYLKAGNYRNKVQNLTAFYHPLDMFGEWNRAYGSNGFLQYQFVVPPEAVDEFKKIIVDIQKSGHYSFLNVFKLFGPGNEAPLSFPIPGWNICVDFPIKAGLGEFVRELDKRVLEFGGRLYTAKDSRTSAETFHAMYPRIDEWIKVRRSVDPTGVFASDMARRLELL, encoded by the coding sequence ATGTCCACGACAGCCGACGACGCACTCTTCCCCCTGGAACCACAGGCCGGGAACACTGCGCCGCTACCCACGCAGACCCGCACGCTTTCCGGATGGGGCCGTACCTCGCCGTCCACCGGTGAGGTGCTCTCGACTTCCGACCTGGAGCTCATCGCGAGCGCAGTCAAACAAGTCGCCGAGCAAAACGACAGCAAGCCCTCTCACCTGCGCCGCGGTGTCATTGCGCGTGGTTTGGGCCGCTCGTACGGCGACAATGCGCAGAACTCGGGCGGCCTCGTCATCGACATGACGGCGCTCACCGGCATCCACAGCATCGACGCTGGAACTCGGATCGTCGACGTGGACGGCGGCGTCAGTCTCGACCAGCTGATGCGCGCAGCACTGCCCTTCGGCCTGTGGGTTCCGGTGTTGCCCGGGACGCGCCAGGTCACCATCGGTGGTGCGATCGGCACGGATATCCACGGTAAGAACCATCACAGTGCCGGCAGCTTCGGCAATCACGTGCGCTCGATGGAACTACTCACTGCCGATGGCGAGATCCGGCACCTCACCCCGTCCGGTGAGAACGCCAACCTCTTCTGGGCCACAGTCGGCGGCAACGGCCTCACCGGAATCATCCTGCGCGCGACCATCGAGATGACGCCGACCGAGACGGCCTACTTCATCGCCGACGGTGACGTCACCCGGAACCTCGACGAAACCATCGCTCTGCACAGTGACGGCAGCGAGAACAACTACGACTACTCGAGCGCATGGTTCGATGCCATCGCGGCACCGCCGAAGCTCGGTCGTGCCGCCGTGTCGCGTGGGTCCTTGGCGAGGCTCGATCAGCTGCCCGAGAAACTGCAGAAGGATCCGCTGCGATTCAACGCGAAGCCGCTGTTGACGTTCCCGGACGTGTTCCCCAACGGGCTGGCCAACAAGTTCACGCTCGGCGCGGTCGGCCAGGCGTGGTATCTCAAGGCAGGCAACTACCGGAACAAGGTTCAGAACCTCACCGCGTTCTATCACCCACTCGACATGTTCGGTGAGTGGAATCGTGCGTACGGTTCGAACGGGTTCCTGCAGTACCAGTTCGTGGTGCCGCCGGAGGCTGTCGACGAGTTCAAGAAGATCATCGTCGACATTCAGAAGTCGGGGCACTACTCCTTCCTCAATGTCTTCAAACTGTTCGGACCGGGAAACGAAGCGCCACTGAGCTTCCCGATCCCGGGCTGGAACATCTGCGTCGACTTCCCGATCAAGGCAGGCTTGGGCGAGTTCGTTCGAGAACTCGACAAGCGCGTCCTCGAATTCGGCGGACGCCTCTACACGGCGAAGGACTCACGCACTAGCGCCGAGACCTTCCATGCGATGTACCCCCGGATCGACGAGTGGATCAAGGTCCGCCGATCCGTCGACCCCACAGGCGTTTTCGCCTCCGATATGGCCAGAAGGTTGGAATTGTTGTGA
- a CDS encoding decaprenylphospho-beta-D-erythro-pentofuranosid-2-ulose 2-reductase → MTIDAVGNPQTILVLGGTSEIGLAITEEYLSKSPARVILAALPNDPLRDSAVAQLTAKGAKSVDVIDFDALDTASHPKVIDEAWSKGDVDVAIVAFAVDFDAEELWQDQRKAVLAANINYTASVSVGVLLGEKMKAQAYGRIIVMSSVAGERVRRSNFVYGSTKAGLDGFYLGLGEALREFGPRVTVVRPGMVRTKFSAHVKEAPMTVDKEVIAKLAVNASQKGKELIWTPAPWRLVMMVLRHVPRPIFRKLPI, encoded by the coding sequence GTGACGATCGACGCTGTGGGTAACCCACAGACCATTCTTGTACTCGGCGGAACAAGCGAGATCGGCCTCGCGATCACCGAGGAGTACCTGTCGAAGTCACCGGCGCGCGTCATTCTCGCCGCACTGCCGAACGACCCCCTTCGTGACAGTGCCGTAGCGCAGCTGACCGCCAAGGGCGCAAAGTCCGTGGACGTCATCGATTTCGATGCGCTCGACACTGCGTCACACCCGAAGGTCATCGACGAAGCCTGGTCCAAGGGCGATGTCGACGTCGCAATCGTCGCTTTTGCGGTGGATTTCGACGCCGAGGAACTATGGCAGGACCAGCGCAAGGCAGTACTCGCCGCGAACATCAACTACACCGCATCGGTTTCGGTCGGTGTACTGCTGGGCGAAAAGATGAAAGCACAGGCCTACGGCCGCATCATCGTCATGTCCTCGGTGGCAGGTGAGCGGGTCCGCCGGTCCAACTTCGTCTACGGCTCCACCAAGGCCGGACTCGACGGCTTCTACCTCGGCCTCGGAGAGGCATTGCGCGAGTTCGGGCCTCGCGTCACGGTCGTTCGGCCGGGAATGGTGCGCACCAAGTTCAGCGCGCACGTCAAGGAAGCGCCGATGACCGTCGACAAAGAGGTCATCGCGAAGCTCGCGGTGAACGCTTCGCAGAAGGGCAAAGAGCTCATCTGGACGCCGGCGCCGTGGCGTCTGGTGATGATGGTTCTGCGGCACGTCCCGCGGCCGATCTTCCGCAAGCTCCCCATCTAG
- a CDS encoding galactan 5-O-arabinofuranosyltransferase, with translation MRRALGTAFEGVLAALVAAIVATVGLYAFSLVEWPAFNSSNVTRAVTTLGQVACAIALAVAIALYRRGKLEWLAKSLTWVGLSGFVTITLGMPLAATKLYLFGVSVDQEFRTEYLTRLTDSAALRDMTYADIPPFYPAGWFWLGGRVGNLLGMDGWEVFKPFAIGFLAVTAVLAFTLWKALVSVDWAVAVSAVTTALVVAYASPEAYSAVIALLIAPALLLAWGALNRPVASGVGGRLNGALKPSDRMNGPLKRSGGASEPQRSLGSWGWGAVVGTGLFLGLAATFYTLYLGLAAFAVTLMAVVSAIVGIRDQKSWRAAIPVAVRLVVIAAISGLVALTVWLPYLADALTGTPSTSGTALHYLPEAGATLPFPMLEFSLVGALCLAGTLWLAVRAASSRRAQALGIGVVAVYLWTLLSMAAAVAGTTLLSFRLEAVLIVLLGAAGVFGFIEGSKAIYQAINEPSRFKIAAVVIAAVGAMAFAQSIPQILQTEITVAYSDTDGDGVRADKRPPSAVSYYSDVDTAIREQIGRPRDETIVLTADTSFLSYYSYFGFQGLTSHYANPLAQFDERAAAIADWAKLETPDELIAAMDGSAWAAPDAFLFRRGAEGYTLRLAEDVYPNDPNVRRYTVTFDASLFEDQRFTVTDIGPFALVTRNT, from the coding sequence ATGAGACGAGCGCTCGGCACGGCCTTCGAAGGCGTACTGGCCGCTCTCGTCGCAGCAATTGTTGCGACGGTCGGGTTGTATGCCTTCTCACTCGTCGAGTGGCCGGCATTCAACTCGTCCAACGTCACTCGCGCCGTGACGACGCTCGGCCAAGTCGCCTGTGCCATCGCGCTCGCAGTGGCCATCGCGCTCTACCGTCGAGGAAAGCTCGAATGGTTGGCGAAGTCACTGACGTGGGTCGGACTGTCCGGATTCGTGACGATCACCCTCGGAATGCCGCTGGCCGCAACCAAGCTGTACTTGTTCGGCGTCTCCGTCGACCAGGAGTTCCGCACCGAATACCTGACGCGGCTCACCGATTCGGCTGCACTCCGCGATATGACGTACGCGGACATCCCGCCCTTCTATCCCGCGGGATGGTTCTGGCTAGGCGGGCGCGTGGGAAACCTGCTCGGTATGGATGGCTGGGAAGTGTTCAAGCCGTTCGCAATCGGATTCCTCGCCGTCACCGCGGTGCTGGCATTCACCTTGTGGAAAGCGCTCGTAAGCGTCGACTGGGCCGTCGCCGTCAGTGCAGTGACCACTGCATTGGTCGTCGCCTATGCATCTCCCGAGGCGTACAGCGCCGTCATCGCCCTACTCATCGCGCCGGCACTCTTGTTGGCCTGGGGTGCGCTGAACAGACCGGTGGCTTCCGGTGTCGGCGGGCGCTTGAATGGCGCGCTCAAGCCATCTGATCGTATGAATGGACCATTGAAGCGGTCGGGGGGTGCGAGCGAACCCCAGCGATCGCTGGGCTCCTGGGGATGGGGAGCGGTCGTGGGCACCGGCCTGTTCCTCGGCCTGGCCGCCACTTTCTACACTCTTTACCTGGGCCTGGCTGCGTTCGCAGTCACGTTGATGGCCGTCGTATCGGCAATCGTGGGTATCAGGGACCAGAAGAGTTGGCGCGCGGCGATTCCTGTTGCCGTTCGACTCGTCGTCATCGCAGCTATCTCCGGTCTCGTTGCGCTGACCGTGTGGCTCCCCTATCTGGCGGACGCTCTGACCGGGACGCCGTCGACGTCGGGAACCGCTCTGCACTACCTTCCGGAGGCCGGTGCGACACTGCCGTTTCCGATGTTGGAGTTCTCGTTGGTCGGTGCACTGTGCCTCGCGGGAACGTTGTGGCTCGCGGTGCGGGCGGCGTCTTCGCGTCGCGCCCAGGCGTTGGGCATCGGCGTCGTCGCGGTCTATCTGTGGACGCTTCTGTCGATGGCCGCCGCGGTAGCAGGCACGACGCTGCTGTCGTTCCGGCTCGAAGCTGTTCTGATCGTATTACTGGGCGCAGCAGGTGTTTTCGGCTTCATCGAAGGTTCCAAAGCGATCTACCAGGCGATCAACGAACCGTCACGGTTCAAGATTGCGGCTGTCGTGATCGCGGCCGTCGGCGCAATGGCGTTCGCACAGAGCATTCCGCAGATCTTGCAGACCGAGATCACCGTCGCGTACTCCGATACCGACGGTGACGGCGTTCGCGCCGACAAGCGTCCACCGAGCGCGGTGTCGTACTACAGCGACGTCGACACTGCCATCCGCGAGCAGATCGGCAGGCCCCGGGACGAGACGATCGTGTTGACCGCCGACACGTCGTTCCTGAGCTACTACTCGTACTTCGGGTTCCAAGGCCTGACCTCGCATTATGCAAATCCGCTTGCCCAGTTCGACGAGCGCGCTGCAGCTATCGCAGACTGGGCGAAGCTCGAGACTCCGGACGAACTGATCGCGGCCATGGACGGCAGCGCTTGGGCGGCGCCGGATGCGTTCCTGTTCCGGCGCGGGGCCGAGGGTTACACCCTTCGGTTGGCCGAGGACGTATACCCGAACGATCCGAACGTGCGCCGCTACACCGTCACTTTCGACGCATCGTTGTTCGAGGATCAGCGGTTCACCGTCACCGATATCGGTCCGTTTGCCCTGGTCACCCGCAACACCTAG
- a CDS encoding glycosyl transferase, whose amino-acid sequence MTNTDRTVLEQPQTAPASKRGSISTRVRTVLISRVDRADVAAASLFAVLALFVMQGQWRNLGNGYLYNSGQDQAMWEWFLSVAAHSVAHLDNPLWSDLQNYPAGVNMMANTAMFGLSIPLAPITLLFGPTVTWTIGLTVGLAGTAYAWYWLFARRLGASRGASAIGGALCGFAPAMVSHANGHPNFVVLFLLPVIASMVIRIAHDGPTAKRTIALGLVVALQILLGEEPLLIFAISFGIFVGVFYLGNPRSIVSAVANAAKSLPIAAVIAVALVAVPLWWQFFGPQSYSFIEHGNMGNDAKALFQFPTQSIGGKVTPGQDVRINATEENAYLGWPLLVLCLGATLWMWRDARVRAAATTAVVMGVLSLGTVLYIGKNDTGIELPWKWFAETPLVESVLETRFVLGAVPALALILVLATDKAFGRGLRPLPGLWSIALALALVPLFPMPLQAVERTPTPAFFADGEWRDYVDGGSIVTVPLPRPEDARPLLWQIDAGMGFPLAAGYFVGPSEHVDKKAKYGAVDRRTALLLGSVQNSGTVPDITAEQKKQAIEDLDYWNADVVVLPPGKNNRALRATVDTLLGTQAQFHGGVWVWDVRALTP is encoded by the coding sequence ATGACAAACACTGATCGGACCGTGCTCGAGCAGCCGCAGACTGCCCCGGCGTCGAAACGCGGGTCGATCTCCACGCGTGTACGCACTGTGCTGATCTCGCGCGTGGACCGCGCCGACGTGGCGGCTGCCTCGTTGTTCGCGGTCCTCGCACTGTTCGTCATGCAGGGGCAATGGCGCAACCTCGGCAACGGATACCTCTACAACAGTGGCCAGGACCAGGCCATGTGGGAGTGGTTCCTCTCCGTCGCGGCGCACTCGGTCGCGCATCTCGACAACCCACTGTGGAGTGATCTGCAGAATTACCCCGCAGGCGTCAACATGATGGCGAACACTGCGATGTTCGGTCTGTCGATCCCATTGGCGCCGATCACGCTACTGTTCGGCCCCACGGTGACCTGGACGATCGGGCTCACCGTCGGTCTCGCCGGTACCGCCTACGCCTGGTATTGGCTGTTTGCGCGCAGGTTGGGAGCATCGCGCGGTGCTTCCGCCATAGGCGGTGCACTCTGCGGATTCGCCCCCGCCATGGTTTCGCACGCCAACGGTCATCCGAACTTCGTCGTCCTGTTTCTGCTGCCGGTGATCGCTTCGATGGTCATCCGCATCGCGCACGACGGCCCGACGGCAAAGCGGACGATCGCCCTCGGACTCGTCGTTGCGCTGCAGATCTTGCTCGGCGAAGAGCCATTGCTGATCTTCGCGATCTCGTTCGGCATCTTCGTCGGCGTCTTCTACCTCGGCAACCCTCGCAGCATCGTGTCCGCGGTCGCCAACGCGGCCAAGAGCCTGCCGATCGCAGCCGTGATCGCCGTCGCACTCGTTGCCGTTCCGTTGTGGTGGCAGTTCTTCGGTCCGCAGAGTTACTCGTTCATCGAGCACGGCAACATGGGCAACGACGCCAAAGCCCTCTTCCAGTTCCCGACGCAGTCCATCGGCGGAAAGGTGACGCCGGGCCAGGACGTGCGCATCAATGCCACCGAGGAGAACGCCTATCTCGGTTGGCCACTGCTCGTGCTGTGCCTCGGTGCGACGCTATGGATGTGGCGCGACGCCCGAGTTCGGGCAGCTGCCACGACCGCGGTCGTCATGGGCGTCCTCTCACTCGGGACCGTGCTGTACATCGGCAAGAACGACACCGGAATCGAACTTCCGTGGAAGTGGTTCGCGGAGACCCCGCTCGTCGAATCCGTGTTGGAAACTCGATTCGTCCTCGGCGCGGTGCCCGCACTCGCGCTGATCCTGGTGTTGGCCACCGACAAGGCATTCGGACGCGGACTTCGGCCCCTACCGGGCCTGTGGTCGATCGCGTTGGCGCTCGCTCTCGTTCCGTTGTTTCCGATGCCGTTGCAGGCGGTGGAGAGAACCCCGACGCCGGCATTCTTCGCCGACGGCGAATGGCGGGACTACGTCGACGGCGGTTCGATCGTCACCGTCCCGCTACCTCGACCAGAGGACGCCCGTCCGCTGCTGTGGCAGATCGACGCCGGGATGGGCTTCCCGCTGGCAGCCGGTTACTTCGTCGGACCGAGCGAGCACGTGGACAAGAAGGCGAAATACGGTGCCGTCGACCGAAGGACCGCACTTCTGCTGGGCTCGGTACAGAACTCCGGGACGGTCCCGGACATCACCGCTGAGCAGAAGAAACAGGCCATCGAAGATCTGGACTACTGGAACGCCGACGTAGTCGTGCTCCCACCGGGAAAGAACAACAGGGCATTGCGTGCGACCGTCGACACTCTCCTGGGCACCCAAGCCCAGTTCCACGGTGGGGTGTGGGTCTGGGACGTGCGTGCGCTCACACCCTGA
- a CDS encoding arabinosyltransferase domain-containing protein, with product MSTAAATAPNPTSRKSSPRISAGVVAVVAGVIAVLAAVLTPLLPVTQDSASISWPQNGTLTSVEAPLISYTPLSLDASIPCAVIENAPPGTLVLSTTAPNAPDAQGVGLVVTRTESGMQAVLRERVLLTLTNAQLASCSSVDISSTNTGSTASAPGTDATGAIDGDARPQTVGVFTELQGTAPVDFSVDIQIDSRFSSTPTLLKKLAMAAAVIFTIISLIALHRLDLRDGRRGRRFFPSHWLRITVVDGVVAGVLLLWHFIGANTSDDGYLLTMARVSEHAGYMANYYRWFGVPEAPFGMPYYDMLAAFAKVSTASPWMRLPALIAGLLCWAVISREVIPRLGRAVRSDKVAIWTAGLVFLAFWLPYDNGLRPEPVIALGALLTWCSIERAIATGRLLPAAVAVLIAAFSLAAGPTGLICVAALLAGGRPLVRVLISRARHVGWFPVLLPILASGAVIVAAIFADQTLSTVLEATRARAAVGPNVPWFEERTRWDSLMEITPDGSLARRFAVFAMILCVITTIVVMLRRNGRIPGVALGPSRRIVGIVIGALALMMFTPTKWTHHFGVYAGLAASLAAVAAIAVASATRDNPRNRTLFTAAVLFLTALAFTGSNGWWYVSSYGIPWFDKPPMILGKGFSTVFLGLTVLALLYAGWQHLRTPYRATTRSARFGVSALTVMSAFIVLFELASFVKGAVAQYPAYSVARSNLNALAGNSCSLANDVLVEQDPNEAMLTPIGSTLADSLAGEGTAGFAPDGVPTDLTADEADVSQESTRGFSDDTTTDQPTSTSSGSSGTEGGTTEGTGINGSSVALPFGLDPSRTPVLGSYGADTSEPATLTTEWFSLPAVPDGDFLAISAAGRIRSVDADGIVASGQPLEVEYAAGDQILGRVTPIDIGPQPSWRNLRVPLSEIPDNADRVRLVATDSDISADQWLAVTPPRIPRTVPLVDVIGSDTPVMLDWTVALGFPCQRPFDHKDGVAELPEYRILPDRSGAAAHSPVMDAFGGGPLGWQQLVLSAEVVPTYLRDDLDRDWGSLERFSPLDTSATPAELTVGTVTRSGWESEGPIRVE from the coding sequence GTGTCCACCGCCGCAGCCACCGCACCGAACCCGACTTCTCGGAAATCGTCGCCACGCATCTCCGCCGGAGTCGTTGCCGTCGTCGCCGGCGTCATCGCCGTGCTCGCTGCGGTCCTGACACCGCTGTTGCCGGTCACTCAGGATTCGGCGTCGATCAGCTGGCCGCAGAACGGGACGCTGACGTCCGTCGAAGCGCCGTTGATTTCCTACACACCGCTGTCTTTGGATGCGTCCATTCCATGTGCCGTGATCGAGAACGCACCGCCCGGCACACTCGTTCTCTCCACCACCGCGCCCAACGCCCCCGACGCACAAGGCGTCGGACTCGTCGTCACCCGCACCGAAAGCGGCATGCAGGCCGTGCTGCGCGAGCGCGTCCTGCTCACTCTCACCAATGCTCAGCTGGCGTCCTGCTCGTCGGTCGACATCAGCTCGACGAACACCGGATCCACCGCGTCGGCTCCGGGCACCGATGCAACAGGCGCGATCGACGGCGACGCACGACCGCAGACCGTCGGCGTCTTCACCGAATTGCAGGGGACTGCGCCTGTCGACTTCAGTGTCGATATCCAGATCGACTCGCGATTCTCCTCCACCCCAACGCTTCTCAAGAAACTCGCGATGGCTGCCGCAGTCATCTTCACCATCATCTCGCTGATCGCTCTGCACCGGCTGGACCTGCGGGACGGACGGCGCGGACGCCGTTTCTTCCCCTCGCATTGGCTACGCATCACGGTCGTCGACGGAGTGGTCGCCGGCGTTCTACTTCTCTGGCATTTCATCGGTGCCAATACCTCGGACGACGGCTACCTGCTCACGATGGCACGAGTGTCCGAACACGCCGGCTACATGGCCAACTACTACCGCTGGTTCGGTGTCCCAGAGGCTCCGTTCGGCATGCCATACTACGACATGCTCGCCGCATTCGCGAAGGTGTCCACGGCCAGCCCATGGATGCGACTGCCTGCGCTGATCGCAGGGTTGCTGTGTTGGGCCGTCATCAGCCGCGAGGTGATTCCGCGACTCGGCCGCGCAGTGCGGTCCGACAAAGTTGCGATCTGGACCGCCGGGCTCGTCTTTCTGGCGTTCTGGCTCCCATACGACAACGGTCTTCGCCCCGAGCCTGTCATTGCCCTCGGCGCCCTGTTGACCTGGTGCTCGATCGAACGTGCCATCGCGACCGGCAGGCTGCTTCCCGCAGCCGTCGCCGTACTCATCGCGGCGTTCTCGCTCGCCGCCGGACCCACTGGCCTCATCTGCGTCGCGGCGCTGCTGGCCGGAGGTAGACCGCTCGTCCGCGTTCTCATCTCGCGTGCTCGTCACGTCGGCTGGTTCCCTGTGCTGCTACCGATCCTCGCGTCGGGTGCAGTAATCGTCGCCGCGATCTTCGCGGACCAAACCCTCTCGACGGTCCTCGAAGCAACGCGGGCACGCGCCGCCGTCGGACCGAACGTTCCGTGGTTCGAAGAGCGCACCCGCTGGGACTCGCTCATGGAGATCACACCCGACGGTTCACTCGCCCGAAGATTCGCTGTGTTCGCGATGATCTTGTGCGTCATCACCACGATCGTGGTGATGCTGCGTCGAAACGGCCGCATTCCCGGTGTGGCACTGGGGCCCTCGCGTCGGATCGTGGGCATCGTGATCGGCGCGCTGGCTCTCATGATGTTCACCCCCACCAAGTGGACCCACCACTTCGGTGTGTACGCCGGTCTGGCCGCGTCACTCGCCGCCGTTGCTGCGATCGCCGTCGCATCGGCCACACGCGACAACCCACGAAACCGAACCCTGTTCACCGCAGCCGTACTGTTTCTCACCGCTCTCGCGTTCACCGGTTCCAACGGCTGGTGGTACGTCTCGAGTTACGGAATCCCGTGGTTCGACAAGCCTCCGATGATCCTCGGAAAAGGCTTCTCGACCGTTTTCCTCGGACTCACTGTTCTCGCACTGTTGTACGCCGGATGGCAGCATCTGCGCACGCCCTACCGGGCCACTACCAGGTCCGCGCGCTTCGGAGTCTCGGCTCTGACGGTCATGTCTGCCTTCATCGTGCTGTTCGAACTCGCGTCGTTCGTCAAAGGTGCGGTCGCACAGTATCCGGCCTACTCCGTGGCGCGCTCGAACCTGAACGCACTGGCCGGAAACTCCTGCAGCCTGGCCAACGACGTACTGGTGGAACAGGACCCCAATGAGGCGATGCTGACGCCGATCGGTTCCACCCTCGCAGATTCCCTCGCAGGTGAAGGCACCGCAGGCTTCGCACCCGACGGTGTCCCCACCGACCTCACCGCCGACGAAGCAGACGTATCACAAGAGAGCACACGCGGGTTCAGCGACGACACGACAACCGATCAGCCGACGTCGACATCCTCCGGATCTTCAGGCACCGAAGGCGGCACAACCGAGGGCACCGGCATCAACGGAAGCTCCGTCGCATTGCCCTTCGGTCTGGACCCCTCGCGCACCCCCGTCCTCGGCAGCTACGGCGCGGACACATCGGAGCCCGCGACCCTCACCACCGAGTGGTTCTCACTCCCCGCAGTGCCCGACGGGGATTTCCTTGCCATCAGTGCGGCCGGTCGAATCAGATCCGTCGACGCCGACGGCATCGTCGCATCCGGCCAGCCGCTCGAAGTGGAGTACGCCGCCGGCGATCAGATTCTCGGTCGAGTCACCCCGATCGACATCGGACCGCAGCCGTCCTGGCGCAATCTTCGTGTGCCCTTGTCCGAAATTCCCGATAATGCCGATCGCGTCCGACTGGTCGCAACCGACTCCGATATCTCCGCCGACCAATGGCTCGCCGTGACGCCCCCGCGCATACCGCGCACAGTCCCGCTCGTCGACGTCATCGGGTCCGATACACCGGTGATGCTCGACTGGACCGTTGCACTCGGATTCCCGTGCCAACGCCCGTTCGACCACAAAGACGGCGTCGCGGAACTCCCCGAGTATCGGATACTGCCGGATCGCAGCGGTGCAGCCGCGCACAGTCCCGTCATGGACGCTTTCGGTGGAGGCCCGCTCGGCTGGCAACAGCTCGTACTCTCCGCCGAAGTAGTCCCGACCTATCTGCGCGACGACCTCGACCGCGACTGGGGTTCCCTCGAACGGTTCAGCCCACTCGATACATCCGCAACGCCCGCAGAGCTGACGGTCGGGACCGTGACACGCAGCGGATGGGAGTCGGAGGGCCCGATCAGGGTCGAATGA